GTCTCTTCTCTCTAACTTTGATCATGTAGAACCTGATACGCAGACGATTTGACCAGACCATGTTTTGACTCGCGCCAGCATTATGACGAATGAGGGAAGTCAATGGTCATCATAGCACAGTAGAAGGATCAGTCACTCAAGTGAGGTTTCGTTCAATGGGAATGGTCCATTTGAGAGGCTGGTTTCTCTTGAGGTTCCATTCGGCCTCACTTTGATGCATTCTCTGATACCTATGTGAACTTGTCTTAGTGTGTGGTCTGACCGCGGACCACTGTTTGACAGTGGACTGGTGCAGCAGGTGTGAGCAAACCTTTTGGCTTGAGGGCCACATCCGGATTTCTAAATTGAACGGGGGCCACACAGATTTATTTTTGactgatatgtttgtcaaaatcAATTTTTGTGCCAGAAACATTCCagttatttttaaatatataggTCCATTTATATTTCGACACACTTTCTATCTAGTTTTAGATGTTCAAGTGTGGCCTggagtgttttttgtgtgttttttttttacccaaaacAATTTCCCCcctccccaaaaaacaacttatttgtttatttttacctCCTGTGGGTCGGATTGAATGGGCTCATGGGCCAGATCCGGCCAGGCCGTAGTTTTCCCAgccctggggcctcatttatcaaagtTGCATGCGCACAAAAAAAAGACTAAACTTTCCTGCGCCAGTTAGGCCTCAAAGTTTGGTGTTTATCCATTTTGAAGTTGACGGGAAAGTGTGAGTATCTCCATGCAAATCTCAGGCCAAGTGTACACACTACTTCTAATGGTTGATCAACTATATTGCAAGCAAATTTTCTTATTTCtttctcgtctgagtgtgccagagcgcagaataactgatgaatttacgaatgctcaacacctcttgaatatggccggtgtcagtaaacgtcggcaaaaaagcGTTGCCTgtagcacagttacagtcaccaacccTCTAGATAACAAgacaacagcctaaccagctctgctaggaccagtaaaatggtcagagtgaggtgttctctcatttgtgcctGGAAAtagttagcaagctagccaaaattagccagttagcttgggtgcttgactgccattgtgtGGTCAGAaagctcggatcaaccctactgcTTGGCCAGTGTGCACTCTTAAGAGCGAAACACTTACgaatttacgaacggacaatctgacaactctCTGAATTTACGATCGCCCTCTGAGCGCCCCCTCTGACACTCTAGATTGAATTTATGAACACCCTTAATCTCCGAGTATATACCAAGGCAGGAGATAGAAACACAATCACGTATTTATAAACAAAATATTGAACAACAATTTGTATTTTTCATGGAAGTGTGGGCTGTAGGAAGCATTTAATTTTAAATTGTTCAATAGACAATAAATCTTGCAGAATGTGCGACTAGTGTTTGGCACTCGCTATAGGCGGTATGCATTTTTTGTAAAGAAACATTCTGCCCACACCTCTACAGAAATGTGATCACATTTGCCATTGAGCTTTCTTTTGCAACTATCATGGCCCAGTTCCAACATCACCAAATAAAACAGCAAATGAAGGCGTTGTTGTTACCATAAGTGAATCAATAAGTTTTACAGGCAGGGTTGTTCACAAACTCACAAATTATAGTGTATCAATGAAAAATATGATTATGTTCTGTTCCACAGTTTGATAAATCGCAATAATTTGTTGCACAGGCAAATTAGGGCCGGACTACCGCATTTGGGCCCCAAGAAttgttttaaataataataattctgttTAATAATGCTAAAcaagttttaaagctaatttcctgcaattctacactatTTGACATGGGTCAGTGATAAATGTGCTTTTCTATAGCTCATCTCATGCTATTGGTCACATTTTctccatgaggctgagagaaaatgttgcagtttaaaGCATATTTCCTGCAATTGTACATATTTGTTCTATCATATGCATATGCTATCTGGGGGGCCCCTGACCTCCAGGAGACCCACAAACCAAAAAAGGTTAGGGGCCCCTGGGCATGTGCCCTGTTTGACCGTTTGGTAATCCAGCCCTGACGTAAATTCTAGAATCTCCCAAGTATGCCAGAATTGAGTAAGAAATGTATGCATagttgataaatgaggcccctggtctGGTGCGTTTAAACAAGCACTCGGCCAGATCTTCACTTCACTGTTACACTGTCAATTAATTTTGTTGTTTCATTCCTTCGCCTGTTTTCAAATAATTTGAAAACTCAggatttctctgtatgttcattgGTGGAAGTGGTTCAATACAAGTCTATTTTTTCTGCATACTTGCCTTTTAGGATTTTATTTTTTCCATTGGTCTTTTAAAAACAAAATGGTTATAGGCACATATTCTCGTTGACAAAACGGCTTTATTCTCCCGATTTGATTAGCCACTGTCCATCATAATGTAGAACAGTTAAGGCATTTATTAATTCCAATAGGGCATTAGCTCAGCTGTTTACCAACTAGTCACAAGTGAAAAGCAAATATTTGAGGCATTAGCCTGACTACAAAGGTGTGTCTTACCCTCAGGggagaagaggtagggagagTAATGTTTATTTGTTTTCTCAAAGCTCACTTTTGACACTGAACTTCTCACAGCAATGTGAAATATTTGAAAGCCTTGAGCGCAGTCTGCAGAGATCATATCTGCAGAGATCATATCTGCAGAGATCATATCTGCAGAGATCATATCTGCAGAGATCATATCTGCAGTTGTTATAAATTCACCTAGAAGAAAAAATATTCTCAAAGCTTTCTCTGATAACATTGTTTGTTCTTTTTCTTGCACGAAACCTGAAAGGTTCCTTCAGTTTATTTATAGATAGAGAGATTGATTTGGGATGTTGTGGcattgtgtagccttccacaccCATGTCTTACTTTATGTGCCACATTGAATCCTGTTATTCACTATGAGTCAGTTTAATATTTGGTTTAAAAGGGACTTCACTGTAAAGTGCCAATGACTTGATGTACTTTATTTAAAGTGCTGTAATTCAAGTAATGTACATGCAACTGTTATTTGTCTTGAGTACATTCCTTTGTCTTTGCATTTTCATTTTAACAGCTCATTTAATTTGAGTCATTCAGGTTGTGAAACGCCAATTCTGTTGAGGAATCTACAAGTACTGGTTTACTCCACTGCCTGCCTGTAGGCAGAGAATAAGCGAGCAGACAGTGGGTGTACATCTCCTGCATTCTATCCTGGTTCTCGTCCTTGCCTTGTAACTGAATAATACCGGCATAACCAGGTGTGTGACTTTCCTTGCTATTTTAGCAATTAAGCACCAGGGAGAAACAAAAACCAGCAGTACATCGGCCCCCAAGGACGGGCATATTCATTCCAGAAACCGTTTAAGAACTAATCGGaagcaaaataaattaaaacaagATTTTCTGTTGGACAAATTTAGGTAGGTCCCTCcgttctgtttgcttccatttaaaaaaaatccccccAAAATCAACAAAATCGGCATAATGAATACGCCCCTGGAGTTGTGCACCCCTGACACAGCCGGAATTCAACCCTTGCAGATTCTTTTGGGTGTGTTTGATTTACACCCCAGACTATCCTGGATAGATGGAGTTGCCAACTTAATTAGAAAATGGCAGTCCTGTGGTTTGAAAGAGCTAGGTGCAAGGCTGGAATTCCAACCTAATCTTATTCAACCTCTCTATTGAGCTTAGGTTTAGTGAAACTGGATCTCATTTTTGTCCTTTGTCTATAGTGAAAGCGAAACTACAGAACTGACTACATTTTGTAAGGGGAAGCTGACATAAAAAGGAAATGTGTCTGTTTGCTTGAGTGAATGGCACTGGCATTTCCTTGGTTTTGTTATAGTGTGGTGCTTTTCTCAGACTAACAACAAGTTCAGCAAAGGAAAGTTCCCAATATGTGGATGTCTCAAGTTTGGACAGATCATTTATGTGAATTTGACTAGAATGTAATCTTATGTTCCCTGACTATTGTAATCAATCGATGTTTATAGCTACAAGTTGAAAGTTCTTTCTGACTCCTGTTGACTGATTTTGTTTTCTTAATTATTTTACAAGTGCCACTTTACTTGCACATGAATTGTTCCTTTAGGGCTGTTTCTCTGAATTCATGTTCTTGCCAAAATGTGATTTTCACTGATGGTCCAGTGTTGATATGATTACTGTAATTAAGATATTTACTGTAGACTTCAAAATGTTTAACCGATGGGGTATATCGAAGGCTACATAATTTCTTCTGTTAAGTGAAATTCTCACCAGGTGACCTTTTTCATCTCATTCTCTGAGAATTTGCTCAGAACCTTTTTTGGTTGTATTTTCTAAGTACTGTATCACTCATAAAAGAGAGGCCTCTGTCGTTTTTAAAAAGAAACCTGTGGACTAAGATTTAATGTTGATGCATTCCCCAAAATGATTGTGTTGGTTGTCATATGAACCAGACATAGTTTTACACTGATTTATCACCACTTTTCTAATTTAATAGCAATATGTCACAATTCACAATATTATACCTCTCAAAATCTGAGTCACAAGGATGAAAGGGAAAAGTATTGTGTAGGAGTACGCAAAGATTGACATTCAAGTCTGAAAGGCACTTAACCATCGGGCAAGCCAGGAGTTTTGGCTGCCTGAAGGTTATGATCATTTGCTGAAAATGTAAATGAGCTATTTACTTGCAGAAATGCCATATATTGTCTGCCTTGCACCTAAACATAGGGTAGCAATCAAAAAAATTATAATCACCTACTCAATGGGGCAACCTCAGGGCAGGCTTGCAGGAGTACTCAATTCACTTGCCCCAGGCAATAGGGCAACCCTTAATTTAAATTCCTGGTAAGGGATGGAAATATATCAAAATAGACCTACTGCTAatataacaaaaaatgtattgtgaAAAGGGGAAATGTTCGTTAAAATTGTCGGTGAGGATGCTAATTGTATATTTTGGGAAGCTGTTCATGTGAATTTTATCAGAGATGTAATGATGTTTAATAATCGATAATGTTATGCACATgattaataaaatatatttttcttccgcattatattgttttttttgtttgcttGTACTGTATCTGTCGTTTTGCACCTAGAAACAGTTGCAAGTCCTGTCCAGGTGATGGCAGTAAGGTAGCTTTAGCTTTCTTAGCTTTAAAAACCAGCGAATAAATCTTAACTGGAAGTAAAACCTTTAGAAGAAGAAGGAAGCGTTTGAGTCTTCCGGTTGTCCAAGATTGCGCGGAGTATATTTCAGGTTTGTTTAATAATTTGTAATGCAAAGGATTAAAAAGTTCAGTTAACCCACTTCAGATTTATTGAGAGGAGGCGAAtttcaaatatacattttctcCTGGAAAAAAACTAAAACTTATTGTCATCAGCGCCTTAATTTCTCGCcaatgctaatgttagcttaTTAGCATATGTTAGCACCTGACCAGAGCATCTCTATATATATGGCTCTGACTGCAACGGACTAGCTTACTGGTTTCAAGACGCATGCAGCTAGGTACACTTTCAGATGTTAACTAACGACCGCCACGGGTTAGTATACAGTAGCTACTAGTAATTGAGAATTTAGCTTACACTACCGTTAGATGTAAGATATAGTACGTTAATTGGTATCACGTAACGTTTAGAGTTGGTTTATTTATGACAACGGGCCTAGTTAGCTAACTAATGAATTACAGCTAATTATGCTGTATACTTATAATGTAAGGAGTGTCGGCGAGTAATATTTCATAGATTCAGTTCACATTTAGCATTACACAGTGCGGTTTCACGCAACGTGTGTGTAGATCTCTCTATTTGACTTGGACGTATGActtctctcccccttctatcACACTGACGTTTTCCTTCCATTTttggattttttttaattttGTACCAGTGAAACTGCTATGGATAAGATACGAGGCGCTACTCAGGTAACAACCGAAATTATAGGCTACAAACTTGAGCCTCCTCTCCCATACAACCCTTATACGATGGGACCTTTTTTTTTCTATATCCTGGGCAAGACCCATCTTGACTATTATAACCCATCAAATTCTTATTCGTACAACCCTCTTGTCCCGAGGTgtgaaatagtgtgtgtgtgtagctatgTACACCCTTGCGCAAATCATGAAACGCATGCATTGAACTGTGGAATGTATTGTCCAAAGGCTACATTCAGGCCTACATCACCTAATGAACAGAAATGAAATATTTGCACATGAATACCACAGTTGCCACTAACATGACACCAGTGCACACTGCTCTTCCATTGCCCTCCATGTTAGTCTGAAGCAgggggtctctgtctctgtagcaGGCGGTGGCGAGCGGGTGCTGATGGGGGACGAAAAGGACACCTGGAAAGTGAAAACACTCGACGAAATTCTCCAAGAGAAGAAACGCAGACGGGAGCTGGAGGAGAGTACGGAGCCCAAACGTCTGAAAAATGTAAACGGAAGAGAGATTCTGTGGTGCCCCAAACTGACCCTAGTACCCCCTATACACTTGGGGAGATCTGAAAAGAGATTGGGATAAGGAATGTGGAAATGGCTCCACCTTTCCCCCTGATAAACTAGGTGAAATGTTTGCCATATTGCTTCCACACATCCGATAGCTCAGATCTCCACCTGACGATggtctaggggttgatttggggcACATTGTTTCTCTTCCCCCATCAGAGGATGCTGGTTCCCATTTTGATTCGATCATGTTTATCTAAATGTATCACAGACTAGAGCTATACCTGTACCAGTGACTCAAACTTTATTGTAATCTTACCATATGTGCAATCAATCATTGTTATGGTTAccatactgtttttttttttccccctacatgtttttgggggggaatgGGTATAATGTCCCCTCTTTCTTATGTCTTGTCCAGTGCGTTCCGTGCCCTGTTCCACAGACGGATGATCGGGAAGCCAAACGGGACACTCCGGAAGAAGGAGAACTACGggataaaaaaatggaaataacAATCCGGAATTCCCCGTACATACGGGAAGATTCCACAGAGGACAGGTAAAGAGGATACGAAAAAAGAGCTGTGGGAATTAGGGTCACGTTCAGGCGGGCCAGATAATGGAGAAAAAATGTGTTTCAAAACTGAACTTATTCCTTTTGAATACATTTTCTCCCATTTTTGTCCCAACTGAACGCCACCCTGCTATGCACAGGGGCAGCCTGTTTGTTGAGTCGTTGGCACTAGACAGTCTTCCCAATTCCAGGGGAGAAGAGGATGAATCGCTGGCAATAAAGCCTCCCCAGCAAATTACCAGAAAAGACAAATCTCACCacagaaaggaggagaaaagAAAGGACAAGAGACGCCGCCGCAGTCACTCTGCTGAAGGAGGTACGTTGCCATCCTGGGACgtgtatcgctgtagaatgcttCATAGGGACTGGATCATGTAGTGTTAAACTGTATTTGTGCATATGTAGCACCTATTAGCACTCTATCACATTTTGTATTTATCACAGCAGCAGGGAAACGCGTTCGGCCCAAAGACAAGGACAGGGAGAGTGAGCGCAGAAAGCGGCAGTGGGAGGAGCAGGACAAGGCCCGGCGAGACTGGGAGAGGCAGAAACGCAGGGAACAGGCCAGAGCACAATCCCGCAGAGAGAGGTGACCACCGACTACTGtgaccatacacacacatagttgGGTGTATTAGCGTGGATTGTATTAGCTAATATGTACAACAGAACAAATCACTTGTGTTCAAACGTATGAAGTTCTCAACATGTCTGTTAATCAGTGGCATCTCATACTGTACACCTGTATCAGAATATGACCCCCAAGAGTGGGGCAAGTTGGAACAAAAGTTTCAAGAGCAAAGACTACCCAAAAAAATACATCAGCATTTTTTTATTAATGCGTATCGCCCCACTGTCTTGTGATGTCATATTGCTTAGTCTACTTTTAAACTGGCAGATCCTCAAACAATCACTGCTCAGTCATCACGTTTACTGTGCAGTTACCTGTcacactgtatactgtactcttcCCTGAAGCAGACATTAACGGTGTGGGGTGGGTGGCTTTTGGGTTTCTGGAGAGCTCCTGACAGGATTCCCCCGTCTTCCCCGGACTACAGGGACAGGTTGGAGCAGGTGGAGCGCCAGCGTGAGAGGGACCGCAAGCTCCGCGAGCAGCAGCAGAAGGAGCAGCGTGagcagaaggagagggagagaagggcagAGGAGCGCCGGAAAGAGCGCGAGGTGCGCCGAGAAGGTCAGGCTTCACAAATGCATATTCGCACACACAAGGTTAAAGTTTTTGCTTTAGTGTGCGTGAATGATGTACGTCTTTTGATGTATGTATGGGCACGCTGTTGGTGAAGGAAGCTACATCTGTTGTCCCCCTCTGACAGTTCCGTCCCACCACCGTGCGCTGCCCGATGAGTACGGTGACAAGCCCAAACAGAGCCACCGCAGTCGCAGCCCCAACCCCAACCAGACTCCCCGGGATAGACTGGAGCAAAACAGCGAGCCACACAGAACTGGTGGTGAGACTAACCAATCAAGTTGTTTTTATAAAATATTGCTTTGGTGGTAGTTGGCTTCAAAATAAATTAAATCCATGACTTATAATTGGGtgcttgtgtttgttgtccaGCGGCAAAGGATGAGAAGCCTGAGGACAAGGaccttctctctgacctccagGACATCAGTGACAGCGAGAGGAAGACCAGTACAGGAGAGTCCTCCTTAGGTAGACACACTCATTTACAGTCGCAACATACCCCACTGTCACTTTACACCAGATTGGCATAACAAAAAAGGAATGAAAACAAAGCACACTCCTACTGATGTTTAATCAGTAACAGAGTTCTGTTATAGATATTCAGTCAAGACACTTCTCCTTGTGTTATGTTAATGTGGGTAGTTTGCCGGTGACACAGAGTGGATTTTTCTTTCCTAGGTTCAGGGTCAGGCTCTGATGATGAGGAGAATGATGATGGATCTAGCagcgagggagaggaagaggaatcgGGTTCGGGCTCAGGAGAATCTGACCAGACTGCAGGTCTGCTGAATTTATGTCTCTGTtattgtgattgtgtgtgtgatcGTGCGCATGTCTTATCCTGGACTACCATTACGATGTTGTCACGGTGACATGGCTTGGACCCACCCATTGTCTGTGTTTCAGGTGACGTGAGTGAAGATGAGCGGTCTGAGGAAGAGtttgaggaagaaagagagaacagcAACCATATTGCCCCAGGTAGGCATTTCGTACTCCATTTGTCTGGTGGCAGTCATTTGAACATGTATTATTATGTCATGTCTAAGAGTAAAGTTTGTTTTGACTGGTCTTGAAGCTTGTTTATCTAAAAATGTTAGGAGGTATTCTCAACCAGCTGCTAGATGCTATTTTGTCCTGTTTCTATAAGTTATAACTGCCCCTTCATTAACCATCCCAGTGCCTGAGTCCCGATTTGACCATGACACTGAggaaagtggagaggaggaggaggaggaagaggaggaggaggaggaggaagcaggGGAGGGAGATGTCACCCCCCAGTCGGTGTCTCACTCCCACTCAGCCACCCCTGAACTTGAGGAGAACTACATCCCTgactctcctcccatctccccgGTGGAGCTAAAGAAGGAGCTGCCCAAGTACCTGCCAGCTCTACAGGTCTGTGTTTGGCAGCACACCACACCTGGGTcaaatacatgtttgttttattTCAAACACCTGAGGTGCGCTTGACCTAGCTTACCATGTATATTGGGGCCCATTAGAATATTCCAAGAAATGCTCAAGTATTTAACAGAAAACCAAAACATATTTGACCCATACCTATACACACATGCAAATCGTATAGAGACGTATTGATTGACATTGGTTTTCC
This genomic stretch from Oncorhynchus kisutch isolate 150728-3 linkage group LG24, Okis_V2, whole genome shotgun sequence harbors:
- the LOC109868975 gene encoding cyclin-dependent kinase 11B isoform X4, which encodes MGDEKDTWKVKTLDEILQEKKRRRELEESTEPKRLKNCVPCPVPQTDDREAKRDTPEEGELRDKKMEITIRNSPYIREDSTEDRGSLFVESLALDSLPNSRGEEDESLAIKPPQQITRKDKSHHRKEEKRKDKRRRRSHSAEGAGKRVRPKDKDRESERRKRQWEEQDKARRDWERQKRREQARAQSRRERDRLEQVERQRERDRKLREQQQKEQREQKERERRAEERRKEREVRREVPSHHRALPDEYGDKPKQSHRSRSPNPNQTPRDRLEQNSEPHRTGAAKDEKPEDKDLLSDLQDISDSERKTSTGESSLGSGSGSDDEENDDGSSSEGEEEESGSGSGESDQTAGDVSEDERSEEEFEEERENSNHIAPVPESRFDHDTEESGEEEEEEEEEEEEEAGEGDVTPQSVSHSHSATPELEENYIPDSPPISPVELKKELPKYLPALQGCRSVEEFQCLNRIEEGTYGVVYRAKDKKTDEIVALKRLKMEKEKEGFPITSLREINTILKAQHPNIVTVREIVVGSNMDKIYIVMNYVEHDLKSLMETMKQPFLPGEVKTLMIQLLRGVRHLHDNWILHRDLKTSNLLLSHKGILKVGDFGLAREYGSPLKPYTPVVVTLWYRSPELLLGAKEYSTAVDMWSVGCIFGELLTQKPLFPGKSEIDQINKIFKDLGSPSEKIWPGYNELPAVKKMTFTEYPYNNMRKRFGALLSDQGFDLMNKFLTYCPSKRILSDEALKHEYFRETPQPIDPSMFPTWPAKSEQQRVKRGTSPRPPEGGLGYSQLGDDDLKDTGFHLTTSNQGASAVGPGFSLKF
- the LOC109868975 gene encoding cyclin-dependent kinase 11B isoform X1, which translates into the protein MGDEKDTWKVKTLDEILQEKKRRRELEESTEPKRLKNCVPCPVPQTDDREAKRDTPEEGELRDKKMEITIRNSPYIREDSTEDRGSLFVESLALDSLPNSRGEEDESLAIKPPQQITRKDKSHHRKEEKRKDKRRRRSHSAEGAAGKRVRPKDKDRESERRKRQWEEQDKARRDWERQKRREQARAQSRRERAPDRIPPSSPDYRDRLEQVERQRERDRKLREQQQKEQREQKERERRAEERRKEREVRREVPSHHRALPDEYGDKPKQSHRSRSPNPNQTPRDRLEQNSEPHRTGAAKDEKPEDKDLLSDLQDISDSERKTSTGESSLGSGSGSDDEENDDGSSSEGEEEESGSGSGESDQTAGDVSEDERSEEEFEEERENSNHIAPVPESRFDHDTEESGEEEEEEEEEEEEEAGEGDVTPQSVSHSHSATPELEENYIPDSPPISPVELKKELPKYLPALQGCRSVEEFQCLNRIEEGTYGVVYRAKDKKTDEIVALKRLKMEKEKEGFPITSLREINTILKAQHPNIVTVREIVVGSNMDKIYIVMNYVEHDLKSLMETMKQPFLPGEVKTLMIQLLRGVRHLHDNWILHRDLKTSNLLLSHKGILKVGDFGLAREYGSPLKPYTPVVVTLWYRSPELLLGAKEYSTAVDMWSVGCIFGELLTQKPLFPGKSEIDQINKIFKDLGSPSEKIWPGYNELPAVKKMTFTEYPYNNMRKRFGALLSDQGFDLMNKFLTYCPSKRILSDEALKHEYFRETPQPIDPSMFPTWPAKSEQQRVKRGTSPRPPEGGLGYSQLGDDDLKDTGFHLTTSNQGASAVGPGFSLKF
- the LOC109868975 gene encoding cyclin-dependent kinase 11B isoform X5 → MGDEKDTWKVKTLDEILQEKKRRRELEESTEPKRLKNCVPCPVPQTDDREAKRDTPEEGELRDKKMEITIRNSPYIREDSTEDRGEEDESLAIKPPQQITRKDKSHHRKEEKRKDKRRRRSHSAEGAAGKRVRPKDKDRESERRKRQWEEQDKARRDWERQKRREQARAQSRRERAPDRIPPSSPDYRDRLEQVERQRERDRKLREQQQKEQREQKERERRAEERRKEREVRREVPSHHRALPDEYGDKPKQSHRSRSPNPNQTPRDRLEQNSEPHRTGAAKDEKPEDKDLLSDLQDISDSERKTSTGESSLGSGSGSDDEENDDGSSSEGEEEESGSGSGESDQTAGDVSEDERSEEEFEEERENSNHIAPVPESRFDHDTEESGEEEEEEEEEEEEEAGEGDVTPQSVSHSHSATPELEENYIPDSPPISPVELKKELPKYLPALQGCRSVEEFQCLNRIEEGTYGVVYRAKDKKTDEIVALKRLKMEKEKEGFPITSLREINTILKAQHPNIVTVREIVVGSNMDKIYIVMNYVEHDLKSLMETMKQPFLPGEVKTLMIQLLRGVRHLHDNWILHRDLKTSNLLLSHKGILKVGDFGLAREYGSPLKPYTPVVVTLWYRSPELLLGAKEYSTAVDMWSVGCIFGELLTQKPLFPGKSEIDQINKIFKDLGSPSEKIWPGYNELPAVKKMTFTEYPYNNMRKRFGALLSDQGFDLMNKFLTYCPSKRILSDEALKHEYFRETPQPIDPSMFPTWPAKSEQQRVKRGTSPRPPEGGLGYSQLGDDDLKDTGFHLTTSNQGASAVGPGFSLKF
- the LOC109868975 gene encoding cyclin-dependent kinase 11B isoform X3, which produces MGDEKDTWKVKTLDEILQEKKRRRELEESTEPKRLKNCVPCPVPQTDDREAKRDTPEEGELRDKKMEITIRNSPYIREDSTEDRGSLFVESLALDSLPNSRGEEDESLAIKPPQQITRKDKSHHRKEEKRKDKRRRRSHSAEGAAGKRVRPKDKDRESERRKRQWEEQDKARRDWERQKRREQARAQSRRERDRLEQVERQRERDRKLREQQQKEQREQKERERRAEERRKEREVRREVPSHHRALPDEYGDKPKQSHRSRSPNPNQTPRDRLEQNSEPHRTGAAKDEKPEDKDLLSDLQDISDSERKTSTGESSLGSGSGSDDEENDDGSSSEGEEEESGSGSGESDQTAGDVSEDERSEEEFEEERENSNHIAPVPESRFDHDTEESGEEEEEEEEEEEEEAGEGDVTPQSVSHSHSATPELEENYIPDSPPISPVELKKELPKYLPALQGCRSVEEFQCLNRIEEGTYGVVYRAKDKKTDEIVALKRLKMEKEKEGFPITSLREINTILKAQHPNIVTVREIVVGSNMDKIYIVMNYVEHDLKSLMETMKQPFLPGEVKTLMIQLLRGVRHLHDNWILHRDLKTSNLLLSHKGILKVGDFGLAREYGSPLKPYTPVVVTLWYRSPELLLGAKEYSTAVDMWSVGCIFGELLTQKPLFPGKSEIDQINKIFKDLGSPSEKIWPGYNELPAVKKMTFTEYPYNNMRKRFGALLSDQGFDLMNKFLTYCPSKRILSDEALKHEYFRETPQPIDPSMFPTWPAKSEQQRVKRGTSPRPPEGGLGYSQLGDDDLKDTGFHLTTSNQGASAVGPGFSLKF
- the LOC109868975 gene encoding cyclin-dependent kinase 11B isoform X2, with amino-acid sequence MGDEKDTWKVKTLDEILQEKKRRRELEESTEPKRLKNCVPCPVPQTDDREAKRDTPEEGELRDKKMEITIRNSPYIREDSTEDRGSLFVESLALDSLPNSRGEEDESLAIKPPQQITRKDKSHHRKEEKRKDKRRRRSHSAEGAGKRVRPKDKDRESERRKRQWEEQDKARRDWERQKRREQARAQSRRERAPDRIPPSSPDYRDRLEQVERQRERDRKLREQQQKEQREQKERERRAEERRKEREVRREVPSHHRALPDEYGDKPKQSHRSRSPNPNQTPRDRLEQNSEPHRTGAAKDEKPEDKDLLSDLQDISDSERKTSTGESSLGSGSGSDDEENDDGSSSEGEEEESGSGSGESDQTAGDVSEDERSEEEFEEERENSNHIAPVPESRFDHDTEESGEEEEEEEEEEEEEAGEGDVTPQSVSHSHSATPELEENYIPDSPPISPVELKKELPKYLPALQGCRSVEEFQCLNRIEEGTYGVVYRAKDKKTDEIVALKRLKMEKEKEGFPITSLREINTILKAQHPNIVTVREIVVGSNMDKIYIVMNYVEHDLKSLMETMKQPFLPGEVKTLMIQLLRGVRHLHDNWILHRDLKTSNLLLSHKGILKVGDFGLAREYGSPLKPYTPVVVTLWYRSPELLLGAKEYSTAVDMWSVGCIFGELLTQKPLFPGKSEIDQINKIFKDLGSPSEKIWPGYNELPAVKKMTFTEYPYNNMRKRFGALLSDQGFDLMNKFLTYCPSKRILSDEALKHEYFRETPQPIDPSMFPTWPAKSEQQRVKRGTSPRPPEGGLGYSQLGDDDLKDTGFHLTTSNQGASAVGPGFSLKF
- the LOC109868975 gene encoding cyclin-dependent kinase 11B isoform X6 gives rise to the protein MGDEKDTWKVKTLDEILQEKKRRRELEESTEPKRLKNCVPCPVPQTDDREAKRDTPEEGELRDKKMEITIRNSPYIREDSTEDRGEEDESLAIKPPQQITRKDKSHHRKEEKRKDKRRRRSHSAEGAAGKRVRPKDKDRESERRKRQWEEQDKARRDWERQKRREQARAQSRRERDRLEQVERQRERDRKLREQQQKEQREQKERERRAEERRKEREVRREVPSHHRALPDEYGDKPKQSHRSRSPNPNQTPRDRLEQNSEPHRTGAAKDEKPEDKDLLSDLQDISDSERKTSTGESSLGSGSGSDDEENDDGSSSEGEEEESGSGSGESDQTAGDVSEDERSEEEFEEERENSNHIAPVPESRFDHDTEESGEEEEEEEEEEEEEAGEGDVTPQSVSHSHSATPELEENYIPDSPPISPVELKKELPKYLPALQGCRSVEEFQCLNRIEEGTYGVVYRAKDKKTDEIVALKRLKMEKEKEGFPITSLREINTILKAQHPNIVTVREIVVGSNMDKIYIVMNYVEHDLKSLMETMKQPFLPGEVKTLMIQLLRGVRHLHDNWILHRDLKTSNLLLSHKGILKVGDFGLAREYGSPLKPYTPVVVTLWYRSPELLLGAKEYSTAVDMWSVGCIFGELLTQKPLFPGKSEIDQINKIFKDLGSPSEKIWPGYNELPAVKKMTFTEYPYNNMRKRFGALLSDQGFDLMNKFLTYCPSKRILSDEALKHEYFRETPQPIDPSMFPTWPAKSEQQRVKRGTSPRPPEGGLGYSQLGDDDLKDTGFHLTTSNQGASAVGPGFSLKF